One [Clostridium] saccharolyticum WM1 DNA segment encodes these proteins:
- a CDS encoding recombinase family protein, giving the protein MSIKKILAEYTRLSQEDENEGESNSIINQRELLNAFVKSSPDLSQYEVVEFCDDGYSGTNFDRPGVKALLEEVRAGNISCIIVKDLSRFGRNYIDIGDYLEQIFPFLGVRFISVNDRFDSNDFDGTTGGLDVGFRNLIYSLYSKDLSQKVRSAKKIRMEKGEFISSHAPYGYTKSPENRKKLVVDEEAVAIVRRIFSMAGEGKNAVQIAAILNAENIPTPYIYKRLMGCDRKYNVVGNTNHWMNTTVLTIIRDERYTGKMVNGKNRSPFVGSKHGKRIPKCEWIVVPNTHEAIVSEELFASVQERFSAPQRIQKHTEVRPLMGKVKCGVCQHVMRRSNSPSATAYYYCESHQYVANSTCTKDRISEVSLIQTVLSVIHKQIEVMLDMEQLIDRVKTQSHSDITTLTEQIRQIQTALSKLRASKVKAYEKYKDGTLDRESYISCKKEIGKQIAETDAQIADLETALQSRYQENGQPISIIASFKRYEGFTVLSKEMADELIDSIYVYGSEAIEIVWNRMDEYMRLVQYVEKGVNTNIELTDP; this is encoded by the coding sequence GTGAGTATCAAGAAAATCCTTGCCGAGTATACCCGCTTATCCCAAGAGGACGAGAACGAGGGTGAAAGCAACAGTATCATAAACCAGCGGGAGCTTCTGAACGCCTTTGTGAAAAGCTCCCCTGACCTCTCACAGTATGAAGTGGTTGAGTTTTGCGATGATGGTTACAGTGGTACGAATTTTGACCGTCCGGGCGTGAAAGCCTTGCTGGAAGAAGTGCGCGCCGGAAACATAAGCTGTATCATCGTGAAAGACCTATCCCGTTTCGGAAGAAACTACATTGACATTGGAGATTATTTGGAGCAGATATTTCCCTTTTTAGGGGTACGTTTTATCTCCGTCAATGACCGTTTTGACAGCAACGACTTTGACGGTACGACTGGCGGACTTGATGTGGGTTTCAGAAACTTGATTTACTCCCTTTACAGCAAAGACCTGTCACAAAAGGTACGGAGTGCGAAGAAGATCCGAATGGAAAAGGGTGAATTCATCAGCAGTCACGCACCCTATGGCTATACAAAATCTCCAGAAAACCGCAAGAAACTTGTGGTTGATGAAGAGGCTGTTGCCATTGTCAGACGTATTTTTTCGATGGCGGGCGAGGGCAAAAATGCCGTGCAAATTGCCGCCATCCTGAACGCAGAAAATATTCCGACGCCATATATCTATAAACGGCTTATGGGCTGTGACCGTAAATACAATGTTGTTGGAAATACAAACCACTGGATGAACACGACCGTCCTGACCATTATCCGTGACGAACGCTACACAGGAAAAATGGTAAACGGAAAAAATCGTAGCCCTTTTGTCGGGAGTAAGCACGGTAAACGCATTCCAAAATGCGAGTGGATTGTCGTACCGAATACCCATGAAGCCATTGTTTCGGAGGAATTATTTGCTTCGGTTCAGGAGCGTTTCTCTGCGCCCCAAAGGATACAGAAGCACACAGAAGTCAGACCTCTGATGGGTAAAGTGAAGTGTGGGGTTTGTCAGCATGTTATGCGAAGAAGCAATAGTCCCTCGGCTACGGCATATTATTATTGTGAAAGCCACCAGTATGTGGCTAACAGCACTTGCACAAAGGATAGGATTTCCGAAGTCAGTTTGATACAGACCGTCCTATCTGTGATACATAAGCAGATAGAGGTCATGCTTGATATGGAACAGCTTATTGACAGAGTAAAAACCCAAAGTCATAGTGATATAACCACTCTGACAGAGCAGATTAGGCAGATTCAAACTGCCCTTTCCAAGCTGAGAGCATCCAAGGTTAAGGCATATGAAAAATACAAAGATGGTACTTTGGACAGGGAAAGCTACATCAGCTGTAAGAAAGAGATTGGAAAGCAGATTGCGGAAACAGATGCCCAAATCGCTGATCTTGAAACGGCATTGCAAAGTCGTTATCAGGAAAACGGACAGCCAATCTCCATCATTGCGAGCTTCAAGCGATATGAGGGATTTACGGTGCTTTCAAAAGAAATGGCAGATGAGCTGATTGACAGCATCTATGTCTACGGAAGTGAAGCGATTGAAATTGTATGGAACCGTATGGATGAGTATATGAGGTTGGTTCAGTATGTTGAAAAAGGAGTAAATACAAATATTGAACTTACTGATCCCTAA